The nucleotide sequence CGGCGAGCTCAGCGATAACCGCCGCCTGTACCGGATCGGGCTCGTTGGTCTTTCTCGCCTCCCTGATGGTGGCGATGTGATCGATATTTACCCCAAGTTTAGTCATTTATCCCCTCCCTAACTTATTCTAAGAGGAAAGTTCTCGCTCTATCACCTGGGAAATTCTCCGAGCGACCGCCTCTATCTCATCCTTATCTTCCCCTTCGACCATCACCCGGGCGAGTAGCTCAGTGCCAGAATAGCGGACGAGCACCCGCCCTCTGCCTGAGAGGGCTTCCTCCTCCCTCCTTATCACCTCGGATATGGCAGGGATTTCGGAGAACGGCGGTTTGCTCTTAACCGGGATATTCAGCAACACCTGAGGGAAACGGGAGAAACCCTCGGTGAGCTCGGAAAGGGAGGCTTTCTCCTCCCGCATCACCTCGAGCACCCTGAGAGCGGTGATGATCCCATCCCCGGTAGCGGAATAACGGGAGTAGATGATGTGCCCCGACTGCTCCCCACCAAGGGAGAGGGAAAGCTCTCTCATCTTCTCCGCCACCTTCCTATCGCCCACTCCGGTCCGCAGCAGTTCTATCCCGGAGGCAGAAAGAGCCCGCTCCAAACCAAGATTGCTCATCACCGTAGCCACCACCGTATTCCGAGCAAGCTCCCCCTTCTTCTTGAGGTAGCGCCCCGAAATATAAAGGACATCATCGCCGTCGAAAACCCTGCCATAAGCGTCAACGAACATCGCTCGATCACCGTCTCCATCGAAGGCGATGCCGAGATCAGCTCCCTCCTCCTTCACCCTCTCCGCCAATACCTCGGGAAGAAGGGAGCCACACCCTTCGTTTATGTTGACCCCGTTTGGCGATACGAAGTAGGCGGAGGCAGAAGCACCAAGGGCGGAAAAGACCCTGGGGGCGATGTCGTAGGTAGCTCCATTGGCACAGTCGAGGGCGATCCTCATTCCGGAAAGATCGACCCCGGTATCAAGCAGGTACTGGAGATAGCTGAGTGAAAGCTCCGCAGGCGGGGTGAACTGAATCAACTCACCCCTCCCAGGAGCAGAAAGCGAAGAAAGCAATCGCTCAAGCTCCTGCTCGAGCGCATCAGCGAACTTATTTCCTTCGCCATCGAAGAACTTTATCCCGTTATCGGGATGGGGATTATGGGAAGCAGAGATGGCACAGCCAGCGGAAAAACCAAACCGCCTTACAAGATAGGAGACCGCTGGAGTGGGAAGGATACCCGCCAAAGCAACCTTTGCCCCGGCGGAAGAAAGCCCCATAGCAAGCGCCCTCTCCAGATCCTCGCCAGAATCCCTGGTATCCCGGGCGATCACCACCACCCGCTCCCCTCTCCCGAGCATCTCACCTAAAGCAAAGCCGATCTTCCTCACCGTCTCCTCATCCAAGGGGAACTCCCCC is from Acidobacteriota bacterium and encodes:
- the glmM gene encoding phosphoglucosamine mutase yields the protein MERIFGTDGIRGVPGEFPLDEETVRKIGFALGEMLGRGERVVVIARDTRDSGEDLERALAMGLSSAGAKVALAGILPTPAVSYLVRRFGFSAGCAISASHNPHPDNGIKFFDGEGNKFADALEQELERLLSSLSAPGRGELIQFTPPAELSLSYLQYLLDTGVDLSGMRIALDCANGATYDIAPRVFSALGASASAYFVSPNGVNINEGCGSLLPEVLAERVKEEGADLGIAFDGDGDRAMFVDAYGRVFDGDDVLYISGRYLKKKGELARNTVVATVMSNLGLERALSASGIELLRTGVGDRKVAEKMRELSLSLGGEQSGHIIYSRYSATGDGIITALRVLEVMREEKASLSELTEGFSRFPQVLLNIPVKSKPPFSEIPAISEVIRREEEALSGRGRVLVRYSGTELLARVMVEGEDKDEIEAVARRISQVIERELSS